The following coding sequences lie in one Glycine soja cultivar W05 chromosome 16, ASM419377v2, whole genome shotgun sequence genomic window:
- the LOC114389664 gene encoding CDGSH iron-sulfur domain-containing protein NEET-like codes for MESVLSHVGAGFFNGMIPRGVLGTHFKASSFVGVDGGRPRRVVLVKAEAVSINPDIRKSEEKVVDSVVVTELSKPLTPYCRCWRSGTFPLCDGSHVKHNKATGDNVGPLLLKK; via the exons ATGGAGTCTGTTCTAAGCCACGTTGGTGCAGGTTTCTTCAATGGCATGATCCCAAGGGGAGTTTTAGGTACCCATTTCAAGGCTAGTTCCTTTGTTGGTGTTGATGGTGGGAGGCCAAGGCGTGTAGTGTTGGTGAAAGCTGAGGCTGTGAGCATAAACCCAGATATAAGGAAGAGTGAAGAGAAAGTGGTAGATTCTGTGGTGGTAACTGAACTCTCCAAGCCCCTCACTCCTTATTGCAG ATGTTGGAGATCAGGGACTTTTCCTCTATGTGATGGAAGCCATGTAAAGCACAACAAAGCCACCGGAGATAATGTTGGCCCTCTTcttttgaaaaagtaa
- the LOC114391217 gene encoding K(+) efflux antiporter 5-like, translating to MKTAILATKKRRAFGLWCCVLCLVICARVCGAARSDQETRERFYGNMPNGSSPESNNTLAKMFDRVLEKEFSENDQPEEPDKNSFNSSVADQQAVLETVAKITHDKAKRNETHEGNATRAFQFQDVFSLENEDSDDVTTLIDKKDNVFVMSNKKSKYPVLQVDLRLISDLVVVIVSAAIGGIVFSCLGQPVIVGYLLAGSLIGPGGLKFISEMVQVETVAQFGVVFLLFALGLEFSLAKLKAVGPVAVLGGLLQIIIFMFMCGILSMLFGAKLSEGVFVGSFLSMSSTAVVVKFLVERNSNNALHVQVTIGTLIFQDCAVGLLFALLPVLGGNSGLLQGLMSMGKLLLVLSLYITATSVLSWTFVPRFLKLMMRLSSQTNELYQLAAVAFCLLSAWCSDKLGLSLELGSFMAGVMISTTDFAQHTLDQVEPIRNLFAALFLSSIGMLIHVHFLWNHVDILLASVILVVVVKTAVAVIVTKAFGYSLKTSFIVGISLAQIGEFAFVLLSRASNLHLVEGKMYLLLLGTTALSLVTTPLLFKLIPAVMNLGVLMHWFPNESSTQIEGKTSVIEANRML from the exons ATGAAGACGGCGATTCTGGCCACGAAGAAACGGCGCGCGTTTGGGCTCTGGTGCTGCGTTTTGTGCCTCGTGATCTGCGCTAGGGTTTGCGGCGCGGCCAGATCCGACCAGGAAACGCGGGAGAGGTTCTACGGGAACATGCCCAATGGCTCGTCGCCCGAATCCAACAACACCTTGGCCAAGATGTTCGATCGCGTTCTCGAGAAGGAGTTCTCCGAGAATGACCAACCCGaag AACCTGACAAAAACAGCTTCAATAGCAGTGTAGCTGATCAGCAG GCTGTATTGGAGACTGTAGCTAAAATTACTCATGATAAAGCAAAGAGAAATGAAACACATGAGGGAAA TGCCACAAGAGCATTTCAGTTTCAAGATGTGTTCTCACTGGAAAATGAAGATTCTGATGATGTGACAACTTTGATTGACAAAAAG GACAATGTCTTTGTGATGTCAAACAAGAAATCCAAATATCCTGTGCTTCAAGTGGATTTGAG GCTAATATCGGATTTGGTGGTTGTCATAGTTTCTGCAGCCATTGGTGGAATTGTCTTTTCCTGTTTGGGGCAACCG GTTATTGTGGGCTATCTTCTTGCAGGCTCCCTTATTGGACCAGGTGGTTTGAAGTTCATAAGTGAAATGGTGCAG GTTGAAACTGTTGCACAATTTGGTGTAGTGTTTCTTCTCTTTGCTTTGGGGCTGGAGTTTTCCCTGGCAAAG TTAAAAGCTGTGGGACCTGTTGCTGTTCTTGGAGGGCTACttcaaattatcatttttatgttcatGTGTGGCATTCTTTCCATG TTATTTGGAGCCAAATTGTCTGAGGGTGTTTTTGTCGGTTCCTTTCTGTCAATGTCATCTACAGCAGTG GTGGTGAAGTTTTTGGTGGAGCGGAATAGTAATAATGCTCTTCATGTTCAAGTTACAATTGGGACTCTTATTTTTCAG GATTGTGCAGTGGGTTTACTATTTGCTTTGCTCCCAGTTTTGGGTGGTAACAGTGGCCTTTTACAAGGACTAATGTCAATGGGAAAACT GTTGCTAGTGTTGTCTTTGTATATCACTGCTACATCTGTATTGTCTTGGACATTTGTTCCTCGCTTTCTTAAACTGATGATGCGGCTGTCATCTCAG ACAAATGAACTTTATCAGCTAGCTGCTGTTGCTTTCTGCTTGTTATCAGCATGG TGCAGTGATAAGCTTGGCCTTAGTCTTGAGTTGGGTTCGTTTATGGCTGGTGTTATGATTTCCACAACAGACTTTGCTCAACATACTTTGGACCAG GTGGAACCAATTCGTAACCTATTTGCAGCTCTCTTTCTCTCAAGTATTGGAATGCTCATACATGTGCACTTCCTTTGGAACCATGTGGATATTTTGTTGGCATCTGTTATTCTGGTTGTAGTTGTTAAAACTGCTGTTGCTGTTATAGTTACAAAGGCCTTCGGATATAGCCTTAAGACATCATTTATT GTTGGTATCTCACTTGCTCAAATTGGAGAATTTGCTTTTGTCCTCCTGAGTCGTGCTTCAAATCTTCACCTTGTTGAG GGGAAAATGTATCTTCTTCTTCTGGGGACAACGGCTCTCAGTCTG GTTACAACTCCACTTTTGTTTAAATTGATTCCTGCTGTCATGAATCTGGGTGTTCTCATGCACTGGTTCCCCAATGAAAGTAGCACACAAATTGAG GGAAAAACTTCAGTGATTGAAGCAAACAGAATGTTGTGA